A genomic segment from Diospyros lotus cultivar Yz01 chromosome 5, ASM1463336v1, whole genome shotgun sequence encodes:
- the LOC127801904 gene encoding uncharacterized protein LOC127801904 isoform X2, translating to MPGNGFDEVEGEGEPLSSWNDKIKIDPAKPAFLTWQRKINSQENVPLEFSLSLQEIIHMAPIGYRLWRHVQKEAAEGREAMINPFVKRPVASCRGVPLGGIGAGSIERNYKGEFQRLQLFPTICEDKPILANQFSVFVSRSTTEKYSTVLCPRSPETLKEGSESWIKSWDWNLKGHGSTYHALYPRAWTVYEGEPDPLLRIVCRQISPFIPHNYKESSFPAAVFTFTLFNLGRTDADVTLLFTWANSVGGVSGFSGNHYNTKIRMKDGVHGVLLHHKTGNGLCPVTFAIAAEETNGVHISECPRFLIAGNSQGITAKDMWDEIKEHGSFDSLDSTETSMPSEPGSSIGAAIAASVTIPSDAVRAVTFSLAWDCPEANFMSGRTYYRRYTKFYGTHGDAAGNIAHDAILENSNWESQIEAWQRPILEDKRLPEWYPVTLFNELYYLNSGGTVWTDGSSPVHTLASIGERKFCLDTYNLKVNNAIKMSHQNNTAVNILGRITETLDEIHYPVTLNSAFGTNLLQDGEENIGQFLYLEGIEYHMWNTYDVHFYSSFAIIMLFPKLELSIQRDFAAAVMMHDPSKMSLLHNGKWVSRKVLGAVPHDIGLNDPWFEVNAYNLYNTDRWKDLNPKFVLQVYRDVVATGDKKFAQAVWPSVYVALAFMDQFDKDGDGMIENEGFPDQTYDTWSVSGVSAYCGGLWVAALQAASAMAREVGDKGAEAYFWFKFQKAKTVYDQLWNGSYFNYDNSGGSSSLSIQADQLAGQWYARASGLLPIVDKDKAKSALEKVHNFNVLKVKDGRRGAVNGMLPSGEVDMSSMQSREIWSGVTYAVAAAMIQEGMDEMAFQTAGGVHEAAWSKEGLGYSFQNPEAWNTDDQYRSLCYMRPLAIWAMQWALSHPEHLNQETEPETKDDLLVGRQAAAFTRIARLLKLPEEEYSSSLLQVVYDHTWKKMGF from the exons aTTAAGATTGACCCAGCAAAACCTGCATTTCTGACATGGCAGCGGAAAATAAATAGTCAGGAAAATGTTCCTTTGGAGTTTTCTTTAAGTTTGCAAGAGATTATTCATATG GCTCCTATAGGTTATCGGTTATGGCGTCATGTCCAAAAAGAAGCTGCGGAAGGAAgg GAGGCAATGATTAATCCTTTTGTGAAGCGCCCTGTCGCATCATGTCGTGGTGTTCCACTAGGTGGTATTGG TGCAGGAAGCATCGAAAGAAACTACAAAGGTGAATTTCAGAGATTGCAACTATTTCCGACAATATGTGAAGATAAACCAATTTTAGCAAATCAATTTTCT GTTTTTGTTTCACGCTCAACAACTGAAAAGTATTCTACTGTACTCTGCCCGAGGAGCCCAGAAACGCTTAA AGAAGGTTCTGAATCCTGGATTAAATCCTGGGACTGGAACTTGAAAGGACATGGTTCTACATATCATGCCTTGTATCCTCGGGCTTGGACTGTATATGAAG GTGAACCTGATCCGTTGCTTAGAATAGTTTGTCGTCAGATTTCTCCTTTCATCCCCCATAATTATAAAGAAAGCAGCTTCCCTGCAGCAGTTTTTACTTTCACG CTGTTTAATTTGGGAAGGACTGATGCAGATGTCACCCTGCTTTTCACATGGGCT AATTCTGTTGGTGGGGTTTCTGGATTTTCTGGTAATCACTACAATACAAAGATCAG GATGAAGGACGGTGTTCACGGCGTGCTCCTACATCACAA AACTGGAAATGGACTGTGCCCTGTAACATTtgcaattgcagcagaagagaCAAATGGTGTTCACATTTCAGAATGCCCTCGTTTTCTGATTGCTGGAAATTCCCAAGGAATAACAGCAAAAGACATGTGGGATGAAATTAAAGAG CATGGCTCCTTTGATAGCCTTGATTCTACTGAAACATCAATGCCGTCAGAACCGGGATCATCTATTGGAGCAGCCATTGCTGCATCTGTGACAATTCCATCAGATGCAGTACGTGCTGTAACATTTTCATTGGCATGGGACTGCCCTGAGGCAAACTTCATGAGTGGAAGAACTTATTACAG GCGTTACACCAAATTTTATGGCACTCATGGTGATGCTGCTGGAAATATTGCACATGATGCTATTCTTG AGAATAGCAACTGGGAATCCCAGATTGAAGCATGGCAAAGACCTATTCTCGAAGACAAGAGACTTCCTGAATG GTACCCGGTCACTCTTTTCAATGAGCTCTACTATCTTAATTCAGGAGGAACAGTTTGGACAG ATGGATCATCCCCAGTCCATACTTTAGCAAGCATTGGAGAAAGAAAATTTTGCCTTGACACGTAcaatttaaaagttaataatGCTATCAAAATGTCACATCAGAATAACACTGCCGTTAACATTCTTGGGAGAATAACAGAAACACTTGACGAGATACACTATCCAGTTACGCTAAATTCTGCATTTGGGACAAATCTACTTCAAGATGGAGAGGAGAACATTGGTCAATTCCTCTATCTTGAGGGTATAGAATATCACATGTGGAACACTTACGATGTTCATTTTTATTCATCTTTTGCAATAATCATGTTATTTCCCAAACTTGAACTCAGCATCCAGAGAGACTTTGCAGCAGCTGTAATGATGCATGATCCCAGTAAGATGAGCCTTCTGCATAACGGAAAATGGGTTTCAAGAAAGGTTCTTGGTGCAGTTCCCCATGATATTGGACTCAATGACCCATGGTTCGAAGTAAATGCATATAACCTATATAATACAGATCGATGGAAAGATTTGAATCCAAAATTCGTACTACAAGTTTACAGAGATGTGGTTGCAACAGGAGATAAGAAATTTGCTCAAGCCGTTTGGCCCTcagtttatgttgcattggcttTTATGGACCAGTTTGATAAGGATGGCGATGGGATGATAGAAAATGAAGGCTTCCCTGATCAGACCTATGATACATGGTCTGTCTCTGGAGTGAGTGCATATTGTGGTGGTCTGTGGGTAGCAGCCTTGCAGGCTGCCTCAGCTATGGCACGTGAAGTTGGTGACAAGGGCGCTGAGGCTTACTTTTGGTTTAAGTTTCAGAAGGCAAAAACAGTATATGATCAGTTATGGAATGGTTCTTACTTCAACTACGATAACAGTGGCGGAAGTTCAAGTTTATCCATCCAAGCTGATCAGTTGGCTGGACAATG GTATGCTCGAGCCTCTGGTCTTTTACCAATAGTTGACAAAGACAAAGCAAAAAGTGCGCTTGAGAAGGTTCATAACTTCAATGTGTTAAAAGTGAAGGACGGGAGAAGGGGTGCTGTGAATGGAATGCTACCGAGTGGAGAAGTTGACATGTCATCGATGCAGTCAAGAGAAATATGGTCTGGAGTTACGTATGCTGTTGCTGCAGCTATGATTCAGGAAGGCATGGATGAGATGGCATTCCAAACTGCAGGCGGAGTCCATGAAGCTGCTTGGTCCAAAGAAGGGCTTGG ATATTCTTTTCAAAATCCAGAAGCCTGGAACACAGATGACCAATACAGATCCCTATGCTACATGCGTCCTTTGGCCATATGGGCAATGCAGTGGGCATTATCACATCCAGAGCATTTGAATCAGGAGACAGAGCCTGAAACAAAGGACGATTTGTTGGTTGGGCGCCAAGCTGCGGCATTCACACGAATCGCACGCCTTCTGAAGCTGCCAGAAGAGGAATACTCTAGTAGTCTTTTGCAGGTGGTTTATGATCACACATGGAAGAAGATGGGATTCTGA
- the LOC127801904 gene encoding uncharacterized protein LOC127801904 isoform X1, whose translation MPGNGFDEVEGEGEPLSSWNDKIKIDPAKPAFLTWQRKINSQENVPLEFSLSLQEIIHMAPIGYRLWRHVQKEAAEGREAMINPFVKRPVASCRGVPLGGIGAGSIERNYKGEFQRLQLFPTICEDKPILANQFSVFVSRSTTEKYSTVLCPRSPETLKEGSESWIKSWDWNLKGHGSTYHALYPRAWTVYEGEPDPLLRIVCRQISPFIPHNYKESSFPAAVFTFTLFNLGRTDADVTLLFTWANSVGGVSGFSGNHYNTKIRMKDGVHGVLLHHKTGNGLCPVTFAIAAEETNGVHISECPRFLIAGNSQGITAKDMWDEIKEVFYPLFVPVQFLHLTPLHATPRHLLHVLESLICHGSFDSLDSTETSMPSEPGSSIGAAIAASVTIPSDAVRAVTFSLAWDCPEANFMSGRTYYRRYTKFYGTHGDAAGNIAHDAILENSNWESQIEAWQRPILEDKRLPEWYPVTLFNELYYLNSGGTVWTDGSSPVHTLASIGERKFCLDTYNLKVNNAIKMSHQNNTAVNILGRITETLDEIHYPVTLNSAFGTNLLQDGEENIGQFLYLEGIEYHMWNTYDVHFYSSFAIIMLFPKLELSIQRDFAAAVMMHDPSKMSLLHNGKWVSRKVLGAVPHDIGLNDPWFEVNAYNLYNTDRWKDLNPKFVLQVYRDVVATGDKKFAQAVWPSVYVALAFMDQFDKDGDGMIENEGFPDQTYDTWSVSGVSAYCGGLWVAALQAASAMAREVGDKGAEAYFWFKFQKAKTVYDQLWNGSYFNYDNSGGSSSLSIQADQLAGQWYARASGLLPIVDKDKAKSALEKVHNFNVLKVKDGRRGAVNGMLPSGEVDMSSMQSREIWSGVTYAVAAAMIQEGMDEMAFQTAGGVHEAAWSKEGLGYSFQNPEAWNTDDQYRSLCYMRPLAIWAMQWALSHPEHLNQETEPETKDDLLVGRQAAAFTRIARLLKLPEEEYSSSLLQVVYDHTWKKMGF comes from the exons aTTAAGATTGACCCAGCAAAACCTGCATTTCTGACATGGCAGCGGAAAATAAATAGTCAGGAAAATGTTCCTTTGGAGTTTTCTTTAAGTTTGCAAGAGATTATTCATATG GCTCCTATAGGTTATCGGTTATGGCGTCATGTCCAAAAAGAAGCTGCGGAAGGAAgg GAGGCAATGATTAATCCTTTTGTGAAGCGCCCTGTCGCATCATGTCGTGGTGTTCCACTAGGTGGTATTGG TGCAGGAAGCATCGAAAGAAACTACAAAGGTGAATTTCAGAGATTGCAACTATTTCCGACAATATGTGAAGATAAACCAATTTTAGCAAATCAATTTTCT GTTTTTGTTTCACGCTCAACAACTGAAAAGTATTCTACTGTACTCTGCCCGAGGAGCCCAGAAACGCTTAA AGAAGGTTCTGAATCCTGGATTAAATCCTGGGACTGGAACTTGAAAGGACATGGTTCTACATATCATGCCTTGTATCCTCGGGCTTGGACTGTATATGAAG GTGAACCTGATCCGTTGCTTAGAATAGTTTGTCGTCAGATTTCTCCTTTCATCCCCCATAATTATAAAGAAAGCAGCTTCCCTGCAGCAGTTTTTACTTTCACG CTGTTTAATTTGGGAAGGACTGATGCAGATGTCACCCTGCTTTTCACATGGGCT AATTCTGTTGGTGGGGTTTCTGGATTTTCTGGTAATCACTACAATACAAAGATCAG GATGAAGGACGGTGTTCACGGCGTGCTCCTACATCACAA AACTGGAAATGGACTGTGCCCTGTAACATTtgcaattgcagcagaagagaCAAATGGTGTTCACATTTCAGAATGCCCTCGTTTTCTGATTGCTGGAAATTCCCAAGGAATAACAGCAAAAGACATGTGGGATGAAATTAAAGAGGTTTTTTACCCACTCTTTGTGCCTGTGCAGTTCTTACACCTCACCCCACTCCATGCCACCCCCAGGCACCTGCTCCACGTGTTGGAAAGCTTGATATGT CATGGCTCCTTTGATAGCCTTGATTCTACTGAAACATCAATGCCGTCAGAACCGGGATCATCTATTGGAGCAGCCATTGCTGCATCTGTGACAATTCCATCAGATGCAGTACGTGCTGTAACATTTTCATTGGCATGGGACTGCCCTGAGGCAAACTTCATGAGTGGAAGAACTTATTACAG GCGTTACACCAAATTTTATGGCACTCATGGTGATGCTGCTGGAAATATTGCACATGATGCTATTCTTG AGAATAGCAACTGGGAATCCCAGATTGAAGCATGGCAAAGACCTATTCTCGAAGACAAGAGACTTCCTGAATG GTACCCGGTCACTCTTTTCAATGAGCTCTACTATCTTAATTCAGGAGGAACAGTTTGGACAG ATGGATCATCCCCAGTCCATACTTTAGCAAGCATTGGAGAAAGAAAATTTTGCCTTGACACGTAcaatttaaaagttaataatGCTATCAAAATGTCACATCAGAATAACACTGCCGTTAACATTCTTGGGAGAATAACAGAAACACTTGACGAGATACACTATCCAGTTACGCTAAATTCTGCATTTGGGACAAATCTACTTCAAGATGGAGAGGAGAACATTGGTCAATTCCTCTATCTTGAGGGTATAGAATATCACATGTGGAACACTTACGATGTTCATTTTTATTCATCTTTTGCAATAATCATGTTATTTCCCAAACTTGAACTCAGCATCCAGAGAGACTTTGCAGCAGCTGTAATGATGCATGATCCCAGTAAGATGAGCCTTCTGCATAACGGAAAATGGGTTTCAAGAAAGGTTCTTGGTGCAGTTCCCCATGATATTGGACTCAATGACCCATGGTTCGAAGTAAATGCATATAACCTATATAATACAGATCGATGGAAAGATTTGAATCCAAAATTCGTACTACAAGTTTACAGAGATGTGGTTGCAACAGGAGATAAGAAATTTGCTCAAGCCGTTTGGCCCTcagtttatgttgcattggcttTTATGGACCAGTTTGATAAGGATGGCGATGGGATGATAGAAAATGAAGGCTTCCCTGATCAGACCTATGATACATGGTCTGTCTCTGGAGTGAGTGCATATTGTGGTGGTCTGTGGGTAGCAGCCTTGCAGGCTGCCTCAGCTATGGCACGTGAAGTTGGTGACAAGGGCGCTGAGGCTTACTTTTGGTTTAAGTTTCAGAAGGCAAAAACAGTATATGATCAGTTATGGAATGGTTCTTACTTCAACTACGATAACAGTGGCGGAAGTTCAAGTTTATCCATCCAAGCTGATCAGTTGGCTGGACAATG GTATGCTCGAGCCTCTGGTCTTTTACCAATAGTTGACAAAGACAAAGCAAAAAGTGCGCTTGAGAAGGTTCATAACTTCAATGTGTTAAAAGTGAAGGACGGGAGAAGGGGTGCTGTGAATGGAATGCTACCGAGTGGAGAAGTTGACATGTCATCGATGCAGTCAAGAGAAATATGGTCTGGAGTTACGTATGCTGTTGCTGCAGCTATGATTCAGGAAGGCATGGATGAGATGGCATTCCAAACTGCAGGCGGAGTCCATGAAGCTGCTTGGTCCAAAGAAGGGCTTGG ATATTCTTTTCAAAATCCAGAAGCCTGGAACACAGATGACCAATACAGATCCCTATGCTACATGCGTCCTTTGGCCATATGGGCAATGCAGTGGGCATTATCACATCCAGAGCATTTGAATCAGGAGACAGAGCCTGAAACAAAGGACGATTTGTTGGTTGGGCGCCAAGCTGCGGCATTCACACGAATCGCACGCCTTCTGAAGCTGCCAGAAGAGGAATACTCTAGTAGTCTTTTGCAGGTGGTTTATGATCACACATGGAAGAAGATGGGATTCTGA
- the LOC127801904 gene encoding uncharacterized protein LOC127801904 isoform X3 yields the protein MKDGVHGVLLHHKTGNGLCPVTFAIAAEETNGVHISECPRFLIAGNSQGITAKDMWDEIKEVFYPLFVPVQFLHLTPLHATPRHLLHVLESLICHGSFDSLDSTETSMPSEPGSSIGAAIAASVTIPSDAVRAVTFSLAWDCPEANFMSGRTYYRRYTKFYGTHGDAAGNIAHDAILENSNWESQIEAWQRPILEDKRLPEWYPVTLFNELYYLNSGGTVWTDGSSPVHTLASIGERKFCLDTYNLKVNNAIKMSHQNNTAVNILGRITETLDEIHYPVTLNSAFGTNLLQDGEENIGQFLYLEGIEYHMWNTYDVHFYSSFAIIMLFPKLELSIQRDFAAAVMMHDPSKMSLLHNGKWVSRKVLGAVPHDIGLNDPWFEVNAYNLYNTDRWKDLNPKFVLQVYRDVVATGDKKFAQAVWPSVYVALAFMDQFDKDGDGMIENEGFPDQTYDTWSVSGVSAYCGGLWVAALQAASAMAREVGDKGAEAYFWFKFQKAKTVYDQLWNGSYFNYDNSGGSSSLSIQADQLAGQWYARASGLLPIVDKDKAKSALEKVHNFNVLKVKDGRRGAVNGMLPSGEVDMSSMQSREIWSGVTYAVAAAMIQEGMDEMAFQTAGGVHEAAWSKEGLGYSFQNPEAWNTDDQYRSLCYMRPLAIWAMQWALSHPEHLNQETEPETKDDLLVGRQAAAFTRIARLLKLPEEEYSSSLLQVVYDHTWKKMGF from the exons ATGAAGGACGGTGTTCACGGCGTGCTCCTACATCACAA AACTGGAAATGGACTGTGCCCTGTAACATTtgcaattgcagcagaagagaCAAATGGTGTTCACATTTCAGAATGCCCTCGTTTTCTGATTGCTGGAAATTCCCAAGGAATAACAGCAAAAGACATGTGGGATGAAATTAAAGAGGTTTTTTACCCACTCTTTGTGCCTGTGCAGTTCTTACACCTCACCCCACTCCATGCCACCCCCAGGCACCTGCTCCACGTGTTGGAAAGCTTGATATGT CATGGCTCCTTTGATAGCCTTGATTCTACTGAAACATCAATGCCGTCAGAACCGGGATCATCTATTGGAGCAGCCATTGCTGCATCTGTGACAATTCCATCAGATGCAGTACGTGCTGTAACATTTTCATTGGCATGGGACTGCCCTGAGGCAAACTTCATGAGTGGAAGAACTTATTACAG GCGTTACACCAAATTTTATGGCACTCATGGTGATGCTGCTGGAAATATTGCACATGATGCTATTCTTG AGAATAGCAACTGGGAATCCCAGATTGAAGCATGGCAAAGACCTATTCTCGAAGACAAGAGACTTCCTGAATG GTACCCGGTCACTCTTTTCAATGAGCTCTACTATCTTAATTCAGGAGGAACAGTTTGGACAG ATGGATCATCCCCAGTCCATACTTTAGCAAGCATTGGAGAAAGAAAATTTTGCCTTGACACGTAcaatttaaaagttaataatGCTATCAAAATGTCACATCAGAATAACACTGCCGTTAACATTCTTGGGAGAATAACAGAAACACTTGACGAGATACACTATCCAGTTACGCTAAATTCTGCATTTGGGACAAATCTACTTCAAGATGGAGAGGAGAACATTGGTCAATTCCTCTATCTTGAGGGTATAGAATATCACATGTGGAACACTTACGATGTTCATTTTTATTCATCTTTTGCAATAATCATGTTATTTCCCAAACTTGAACTCAGCATCCAGAGAGACTTTGCAGCAGCTGTAATGATGCATGATCCCAGTAAGATGAGCCTTCTGCATAACGGAAAATGGGTTTCAAGAAAGGTTCTTGGTGCAGTTCCCCATGATATTGGACTCAATGACCCATGGTTCGAAGTAAATGCATATAACCTATATAATACAGATCGATGGAAAGATTTGAATCCAAAATTCGTACTACAAGTTTACAGAGATGTGGTTGCAACAGGAGATAAGAAATTTGCTCAAGCCGTTTGGCCCTcagtttatgttgcattggcttTTATGGACCAGTTTGATAAGGATGGCGATGGGATGATAGAAAATGAAGGCTTCCCTGATCAGACCTATGATACATGGTCTGTCTCTGGAGTGAGTGCATATTGTGGTGGTCTGTGGGTAGCAGCCTTGCAGGCTGCCTCAGCTATGGCACGTGAAGTTGGTGACAAGGGCGCTGAGGCTTACTTTTGGTTTAAGTTTCAGAAGGCAAAAACAGTATATGATCAGTTATGGAATGGTTCTTACTTCAACTACGATAACAGTGGCGGAAGTTCAAGTTTATCCATCCAAGCTGATCAGTTGGCTGGACAATG GTATGCTCGAGCCTCTGGTCTTTTACCAATAGTTGACAAAGACAAAGCAAAAAGTGCGCTTGAGAAGGTTCATAACTTCAATGTGTTAAAAGTGAAGGACGGGAGAAGGGGTGCTGTGAATGGAATGCTACCGAGTGGAGAAGTTGACATGTCATCGATGCAGTCAAGAGAAATATGGTCTGGAGTTACGTATGCTGTTGCTGCAGCTATGATTCAGGAAGGCATGGATGAGATGGCATTCCAAACTGCAGGCGGAGTCCATGAAGCTGCTTGGTCCAAAGAAGGGCTTGG ATATTCTTTTCAAAATCCAGAAGCCTGGAACACAGATGACCAATACAGATCCCTATGCTACATGCGTCCTTTGGCCATATGGGCAATGCAGTGGGCATTATCACATCCAGAGCATTTGAATCAGGAGACAGAGCCTGAAACAAAGGACGATTTGTTGGTTGGGCGCCAAGCTGCGGCATTCACACGAATCGCACGCCTTCTGAAGCTGCCAGAAGAGGAATACTCTAGTAGTCTTTTGCAGGTGGTTTATGATCACACATGGAAGAAGATGGGATTCTGA